One part of the Sporomusaceae bacterium genome encodes these proteins:
- the infA gene encoding translation initiation factor IF-1, with product MSKQDVIEVEGTVVEALPNAMFQVKLENGHVVMAHISGKIRMNFIRILPGDRVTVELTPYDLKRGRITYRFK from the coding sequence ATGTCCAAGCAAGATGTAATAGAGGTGGAAGGCACCGTTGTCGAGGCATTGCCCAACGCCATGTTCCAGGTCAAGTTGGAGAACGGGCATGTCGTTATGGCACACATATCCGGCAAGATCAGGATGAATTTCATCCGCATCCTGCCTGGGGATAGAGTAACGGTAGAACTGACGCCGTACGACCTCAAACGCGGTCGTATCACTTACCGCTTTAAGTAG
- a CDS encoding KOW domain-containing RNA-binding protein, with translation MSVDRIALGQAVRSLAGRDRGRLYLVVGFSPPFILVADGRDRGATKPKKKNVRHVGVLKFIDEGVAALITGGRKVTDREIRAALNAATGTSSDADEEGISCPSKM, from the coding sequence GTGTCGGTTGACAGGATAGCGCTCGGTCAGGCGGTCCGCTCGCTGGCCGGCCGCGACCGGGGACGACTGTATCTGGTGGTCGGGTTTTCGCCACCTTTTATCCTGGTGGCGGATGGCCGCGACCGCGGGGCGACTAAGCCGAAGAAGAAGAATGTCCGGCATGTCGGCGTGCTGAAGTTTATTGACGAAGGTGTCGCAGCATTGATCACCGGCGGGAGGAAAGTGACCGACCGCGAGATCCGCGCGGCTTTGAACGCGGCGACTGGCACCAGTAGCGATGCGGACGAGGAGGGAATCTCATGTCCAAGCAAGATGTAA
- the rpsM gene encoding 30S ribosomal protein S13: protein MARIAGVDLPRDKRIEVALTYIYGLGLTLSKEIIATTGINPDTRVRDLTEEEISKLREAIDKNYKVEGDLRREEQLNIKRLIEIGSYRGKRHRMGLPVRGQRTKTNARTRKGPKKTVGVKRKSK, encoded by the coding sequence ATGGCGCGTATTGCCGGAGTAGACTTACCGCGTGATAAACGGATCGAAGTTGCTTTGACATATATCTATGGTCTCGGTTTGACTCTTTCGAAGGAGATTATCGCCACCACGGGCATCAATCCCGATACCCGGGTGCGGGATCTTACGGAAGAGGAGATTTCCAAGCTGAGGGAAGCCATCGATAAGAATTACAAGGTCGAGGGCGACCTGCGCCGCGAGGAGCAGCTGAATATCAAGCGGCTGATTGAGATCGGCTCGTATCGCGGCAAACGTCATCGCATGGGCCTGCCGGTCCGCGGCCAGCGGACCAAGACGAACGCCCGGACCCGCAAGGGACCGAAGAAGACGGTCGGCGTAAAACGGAAGTCGAAGTAG
- the rplQ gene encoding 50S ribosomal protein L17 produces MFYRKLGRDSSARKALFRSILTSFFAHGRIETTEMKAKEASKLAAKMITLAKKGDLNARRQALSFLMDETVVTKLFEEVGPKYKDRQGGYTRIMKLGPRRGDAAPMAILELV; encoded by the coding sequence ATGTTTTACCGCAAACTTGGACGCGATTCCAGCGCGCGCAAGGCGCTGTTCCGCAGCATTTTGACTTCCTTCTTTGCCCACGGGCGCATCGAGACGACCGAGATGAAAGCTAAGGAAGCAAGCAAGCTGGCCGCGAAGATGATCACGCTGGCCAAAAAGGGTGATCTGAACGCCCGCCGTCAGGCTCTGTCTTTCCTGATGGACGAGACTGTGGTGACGAAGCTGTTCGAAGAGGTCGGCCCGAAGTACAAGGACCGCCAGGGCGGTTACACCCGCATCATGAAGCTGGGGCCCCGCCGCGGCGACGCCGCGCCGATGGCCATTCTCGAACTGGTTTAG
- a CDS encoding energy-coupling factor transporter ATPase, with translation MPIVLKDVSYVYMPGTPYERTALKDINLTVAAGEFIGVIGHTGSGKSTLVQHMNGLLKPTRGVVEVDGVNLAAKGDAARLARRKVGMVFQYPEHQLFEETVFDDVAFGPRNLGLAADEVEERVRLALDFVGLDFAAFARRSPFRLSGGQMRRVAIAGVVALQPAYLILDEPSAGLDPRGRDEIFAEVVRLHETTGVTVVLISHNMEEVARLVKRLVVMHDGAISLDGPPREIFRHGGELKAAGVDVPGVTALMERLARRGLDVDAAALTVEEAAAAIAAAVRRRGAC, from the coding sequence ATGCCGATAGTGCTGAAAGATGTCAGCTATGTTTATATGCCGGGTACGCCGTACGAGCGGACGGCGCTGAAGGATATCAATCTTACCGTCGCGGCGGGCGAGTTTATCGGCGTTATCGGCCACACCGGTTCGGGGAAGTCGACGCTGGTGCAGCATATGAACGGTCTGCTCAAGCCTACGAGGGGCGTTGTCGAGGTGGACGGCGTAAATCTCGCCGCCAAGGGGGACGCGGCCAGGCTGGCCCGCCGCAAGGTGGGGATGGTCTTCCAGTACCCCGAGCACCAGCTGTTTGAGGAGACGGTGTTCGACGACGTGGCTTTCGGGCCGCGCAATCTTGGGCTCGCTGCCGACGAGGTGGAGGAGCGGGTGCGCCTGGCGCTGGATTTTGTCGGCCTCGATTTTGCGGCGTTCGCCAGGCGGTCGCCGTTCCGTCTTAGCGGCGGGCAGATGCGGCGGGTGGCGATCGCCGGCGTGGTGGCCCTCCAGCCGGCGTATCTTATCCTGGACGAGCCTTCGGCCGGCCTCGATCCCCGCGGCCGCGACGAGATTTTTGCCGAGGTGGTAAGGCTGCACGAAACGACCGGCGTGACGGTCGTGCTGATTTCTCACAATATGGAGGAAGTGGCCCGGCTGGTGAAGCGCCTGGTGGTGATGCACGACGGGGCGATCAGTCTCGATGGCCCGCCGCGGGAGATTTTCCGCCACGGCGGCGAGCTTAAGGCGGCGGGCGTGGATGTGCCAGGGGTGACGGCGCTGATGGAGCGGCTGGCGCGCCGGGGGCTCGATGTGGACGCGGCCGCGCTGACCGTGGAGGAGGCCGCGGCGGCGATCGCGGCCGCTGTAAGGAGGCGGGGCGCATGCTGA
- the truA gene encoding tRNA pseudouridine(38-40) synthase TruA, whose amino-acid sequence MERTLKLTVAYDGTAFHGFQRQANALTVQQVLEERLAKIFGHPVKVAGAGRTDAGVHAYGQVVSLRTTGSIPTARVAQAARSVLPDAIVVTAAEEVAASFHARFAAVSKIYVYRLHSGAVPDPFLRNYAWHLADEPDAAAMHAAAQRTVGEHDFSAFRAAGGAPGSPVRTILAASCRRDGPLTEFSFWGTGFLYHMVRNLVGTLVDVGLGRISEDDFAAILASRDRNKAGITAPPQGLYLQEVLY is encoded by the coding sequence ATGGAACGTACTCTTAAGCTGACGGTTGCTTACGATGGCACAGCTTTCCACGGTTTTCAGCGCCAGGCAAACGCTCTTACCGTGCAGCAGGTGCTGGAGGAGCGGCTGGCGAAGATTTTCGGCCACCCGGTGAAGGTCGCCGGCGCGGGGCGTACGGATGCGGGCGTTCACGCCTATGGCCAGGTGGTGAGCCTCAGGACGACCGGCTCTATCCCGACCGCCAGGGTGGCGCAGGCGGCGCGGAGCGTGCTGCCCGATGCCATCGTGGTTACGGCGGCGGAGGAGGTGGCGGCTTCTTTCCACGCGCGCTTCGCCGCAGTGAGTAAGATTTATGTTTATCGCCTGCATAGCGGCGCCGTGCCCGATCCTTTCCTGCGCAATTACGCCTGGCATCTCGCCGACGAACCGGACGCCGCCGCGATGCACGCCGCCGCTCAGCGGACGGTGGGCGAACACGATTTTTCGGCTTTCCGGGCGGCGGGCGGGGCGCCAGGGAGCCCGGTGCGCACCATATTGGCCGCGTCCTGCCGGCGGGACGGGCCGCTGACCGAGTTCTCCTTCTGGGGGACCGGGTTTTTGTACCACATGGTGCGTAATCTTGTGGGGACGCTGGTCGATGTCGGCCTGGGCCGGATAAGCGAGGACGATTTCGCGGCCATTCTCGCTTCACGGGACAGAAACAAAGCCGGTATAACAGCCCCGCCGCAGGGGTTATACTTACAAGAGGTGCTGTATTAA
- the map gene encoding type I methionyl aminopeptidase, with translation MIILKSERELRYMRDAGRIVAGTLAEVKKAARPDVTTQELDKVAEEYIKGAGAIPAFKGYHGFPGNICTSVNEQVVHGIPGLRRLKSGDNVSIDIGAVINGYYGDAAITVPVGEVDAEVAKLIEVTEASLNKGLEQAVAGNKLSDISHAVQAEAEAHGYGVVRDYVGHGIGRNMHEDPQIPNYGPPGRGPRLKPGMTLAVEPMINLGTYGVRTLDDGWTVVTTDGKRSAHFEHTVVVTENGPEILTKL, from the coding sequence ATGATTATTCTCAAGTCCGAACGTGAATTGCGCTATATGCGCGACGCGGGTAGGATCGTCGCTGGGACGCTTGCGGAAGTGAAAAAAGCTGCCCGGCCTGATGTGACTACGCAGGAACTGGATAAGGTTGCCGAAGAATATATCAAGGGCGCCGGCGCTATTCCGGCTTTCAAGGGTTACCACGGCTTCCCCGGCAATATCTGCACTTCGGTGAACGAGCAGGTGGTGCACGGCATCCCCGGACTAAGACGCCTGAAAAGTGGAGATAATGTAAGTATTGATATCGGGGCGGTAATAAATGGATATTATGGCGACGCCGCCATCACGGTCCCGGTGGGCGAGGTTGACGCCGAGGTGGCGAAGCTCATCGAGGTGACTGAGGCATCCCTGAATAAGGGACTCGAGCAGGCGGTGGCGGGGAATAAGCTTAGCGATATCTCGCACGCTGTCCAGGCCGAGGCCGAGGCCCACGGATACGGTGTTGTCCGCGATTATGTTGGTCATGGCATCGGGCGCAATATGCATGAGGACCCCCAAATCCCGAACTACGGCCCTCCCGGCCGCGGCCCGCGCCTTAAACCGGGCATGACGCTGGCGGTCGAGCCGATGATTAATTTGGGCACTTACGGAGTAAGGACGCTGGATGACGGTTGGACGGTGGTTACGACTGACGGCAAACGGTCGGCCCATTTCGAACATACTGTCGTCGTCACTGAGAACGGACCGGAAATTTTGACCAAACTGTAG
- the secY gene encoding preprotein translocase subunit SecY — MLSALSNVVKIPELRQKVMFTLLMFLVFRAGTHVPVPGVDASMIEQLFNQGNLFGLLDLFSGGALSKFSVFAMSITPYINSSIIMQLLTVVVPKFEQWAKEGDEGRKKITQITRYGTVLLGFVQAIGMAYGLKVAILNPGIGSIILIALTLTAGTTFLMWLGEQITEKGIGNGISLIIFAGIVSRLPDGLNVIYQYWKAGTINPFNIGLFVIIAVAMIVFVILIQQGQRKIPVQYAKRVVGRKMYGGHSTHIPLKVNQAGVIPIIFASSVLMFPITIAQFVDVEWVKTVAGWFAWGTMLNTTLYALFIIFFTYFYTAVTMNISDMAENMKKYGGFIPGLRPGKPTADYLDRVMTRITLAGAIFLAFIAILPNIVVWATNIEGIYFGGTALLIVVGVALDTMKQIEAVILMRHYQGFMK; from the coding sequence GTGCTTTCGGCCCTATCTAATGTGGTCAAGATTCCCGAGCTCAGGCAGAAGGTAATGTTCACGCTGCTGATGTTTCTCGTTTTCCGCGCCGGGACTCATGTTCCCGTGCCGGGCGTGGATGCATCTATGATTGAACAGCTTTTCAACCAGGGCAACCTGTTCGGGCTCCTCGATCTTTTTTCGGGCGGCGCGCTGAGCAAGTTCTCGGTGTTCGCAATGAGCATCACCCCCTATATCAATTCTTCGATTATCATGCAACTGTTGACGGTTGTTGTGCCGAAGTTTGAACAGTGGGCGAAAGAGGGCGACGAGGGCCGGAAGAAGATTACCCAGATCACCCGCTATGGAACGGTGTTGCTGGGCTTCGTCCAGGCGATCGGCATGGCTTACGGCCTGAAGGTGGCCATTTTGAACCCCGGCATCGGTTCGATTATCCTGATAGCTTTGACGCTCACGGCCGGCACGACTTTCCTGATGTGGCTCGGCGAGCAGATTACCGAGAAGGGGATCGGCAATGGTATTTCGCTGATAATCTTCGCCGGTATCGTGTCCCGCCTGCCGGACGGCTTGAATGTTATTTACCAGTATTGGAAGGCCGGTACTATCAATCCTTTCAATATCGGGCTGTTTGTCATTATCGCGGTGGCCATGATTGTGTTTGTTATCCTGATCCAGCAGGGCCAGCGCAAGATCCCCGTGCAGTACGCCAAACGGGTCGTGGGGCGTAAGATGTACGGCGGTCATTCGACCCATATCCCGCTTAAGGTTAACCAGGCGGGCGTTATTCCGATCATCTTTGCGTCATCCGTGCTGATGTTCCCGATAACCATCGCCCAGTTTGTTGATGTTGAATGGGTGAAGACGGTGGCAGGGTGGTTTGCGTGGGGTACGATGCTGAATACGACGCTTTATGCGCTCTTCATCATCTTTTTCACGTATTTCTATACTGCGGTTACCATGAACATATCGGATATGGCAGAGAACATGAAAAAATACGGCGGCTTCATCCCCGGCCTCCGTCCGGGCAAACCGACCGCCGACTATCTAGATCGCGTCATGACCAGGATTACTCTCGCCGGCGCCATCTTTCTCGCCTTTATCGCCATCCTGCCCAATATTGTGGTGTGGGCGACGAATATCGAGGGGATTTATTTCGGCGGCACCGCGCTTCTCATTGTCGTTGGCGTGGCGCTCGATACCATGAAGCAGATCGAGGCGGTCATCCTGATGCGTCATTATCAGGGCTTCATGAAGTAG
- the rplO gene encoding 50S ribosomal protein L15 — protein MKLHDLAPAPGSKKERTRVGRGLGSGLGKTAGKGHKGQNARAGGGVRPGFEGGQMPIYRRLPKRGFYNKFGMEYTEVNVWQLNRFEAGTVVDPVLLVEAGVIKNVRDGIRILGNGELEKSLTVRANGFTKAAMEKIQAAGGKVEVI, from the coding sequence ATGAAATTGCACGATCTAGCTCCAGCGCCCGGTTCTAAGAAGGAACGTACGCGGGTGGGCAGGGGTCTTGGTTCGGGTCTCGGCAAGACGGCCGGCAAAGGCCATAAGGGTCAGAACGCCCGTGCCGGCGGCGGCGTCCGTCCCGGTTTCGAAGGCGGCCAGATGCCGATTTACCGCCGACTGCCGAAACGTGGTTTCTATAATAAGTTCGGTATGGAGTATACCGAGGTCAATGTGTGGCAGCTCAACCGTTTTGAGGCCGGTACGGTGGTCGATCCCGTTCTGCTGGTTGAGGCCGGTGTCATTAAGAATGTCCGCGACGGTATCCGCATACTTGGCAACGGGGAGCTGGAAAAGTCTCTGACGGTTAGGGCCAACGGCTTTACGAAGGCCGCGATGGAAAAAATCCAGGCCGCCGGCGGCAAAGTCGAGGTGATCTAG
- the rpsD gene encoding 30S ribosomal protein S4, with the protein MARYIEAVCRQCRREGSKLYLKGDRCYSDKCAFTRRGYAPGQHGQGQARKKVSEYGTQLREKQKTRRIYGLLERQFRNYFEKAERQKGITGENLLVLLERRLDNVAFRLGFASSRTQARQLVRHGHFAVNGRRVDIPSFLVKANDVITVAEASKDAPIIKEMAEGLATKTVPAWLELNAAGMSGKVLRYPTREEIDVPVQEHFIVELYSR; encoded by the coding sequence ATGGCAAGATATATTGAGGCTGTTTGCAGACAGTGCCGCCGCGAGGGTTCTAAGCTGTACCTGAAGGGCGACAGATGCTATAGCGACAAGTGCGCGTTCACCCGCCGCGGCTACGCCCCCGGCCAGCACGGCCAGGGACAGGCTCGCAAGAAGGTTTCCGAGTACGGCACTCAGCTGCGCGAGAAGCAGAAGACCCGCCGTATTTATGGGTTGCTTGAGCGCCAGTTCCGCAATTATTTTGAGAAGGCCGAACGGCAGAAGGGTATCACCGGCGAGAATCTCCTCGTGCTGCTGGAAAGGCGGCTGGATAATGTGGCGTTCCGTCTCGGTTTCGCTTCGAGCCGCACTCAGGCCAGGCAGCTGGTTCGCCATGGCCATTTCGCCGTGAACGGCCGCCGCGTGGATATCCCCTCTTTCCTGGTTAAGGCGAACGATGTTATCACTGTTGCCGAGGCCAGCAAGGATGCGCCGATTATCAAGGAGATGGCCGAAGGTCTGGCCACTAAGACGGTGCCGGCATGGCTGGAGCTTAACGCTGCCGGTATGAGCGGCAAGGTTTTGCGGTATCCGACCCGGGAGGAAATTGATGTTCCCGTTCAGGAACATTTCATTGTTGAATTGTACTCCCGTTAA
- a CDS encoding energy-coupling factor transporter transmembrane component T, whose protein sequence is MLTDITLGQYFPGSSFLHRLDPRTKLVGTVLFVAAIFLAESYAAYGLVTAFAALAVFLSGVPVLMVARSIRPLWLIILITVLIHVFSTPGTVIYKLGPLTATLEGLRQGALMAARLVFLIVMSSLLTFTTSPIVLTDGIERLLNPFRRFGLPAHELAMMMTIALRFIPTLLEETDRIMKAQMARGADFARGNIVKRAKNMVPLLVPLFISAFRRADELAVAMEARCYRGGENRTRMKELRLAARDGVAFAVVLALLALLGALRWNVLLS, encoded by the coding sequence ATGCTGACCGATATCACACTTGGTCAATATTTTCCCGGCTCGTCTTTCCTGCACCGCCTCGACCCGCGCACCAAGCTGGTGGGGACCGTCCTGTTCGTTGCCGCGATATTTCTTGCCGAGAGCTACGCCGCCTACGGGCTGGTGACCGCGTTCGCCGCGCTGGCCGTATTTCTGTCGGGCGTGCCTGTCCTTATGGTGGCGCGCTCCATCCGGCCGCTGTGGCTAATTATCCTCATCACGGTACTTATTCATGTTTTCTCTACACCCGGCACGGTAATCTATAAGCTGGGACCGCTGACGGCGACGCTGGAGGGGCTGCGGCAGGGGGCGCTGATGGCGGCCCGCCTGGTGTTTCTGATTGTCATGAGTTCGCTGCTGACATTCACGACGTCGCCGATCGTGTTGACCGACGGCATCGAGCGGTTGCTCAACCCTTTCCGACGCTTCGGGTTGCCGGCCCACGAGCTGGCGATGATGATGACAATCGCGCTGCGTTTTATCCCAACGCTGCTTGAAGAGACCGACCGCATCATGAAGGCTCAGATGGCCCGCGGCGCCGATTTCGCCCGCGGCAATATCGTGAAGCGGGCCAAGAATATGGTGCCGCTCCTAGTGCCGCTTTTTATCAGCGCGTTTCGCCGCGCCGACGAGCTGGCGGTGGCGATGGAAGCCCGCTGCTACCGGGGCGGCGAGAACCGCACCCGCATGAAGGAATTGCGCCTCGCGGCGCGCGACGGCGTGGCTTTTGCCGTCGTGCTCGCTCTGCTGGCGCTGCTGGGGGCGCTGCGATGGAACGTACTCTTAAGCTGA
- the rpsK gene encoding 30S ribosomal protein S11 has translation MVAKKVAARPKRKERKNIEYGVAHIRSTFNNTIVTITDQKGNAISWASAGGMGFKGSRKSTPFAAQMAAEQAAKAAMEHGMKQIEVFVKGPGSGREAAIRSLQAAGLEVNLIKDVTPIPHNGCRPPKRRRV, from the coding sequence TTGGTAGCGAAGAAAGTTGCCGCCAGGCCTAAACGGAAGGAACGCAAGAATATCGAGTATGGCGTGGCCCATATTCGTTCGACCTTCAATAATACTATCGTGACGATCACGGACCAGAAGGGCAACGCTATTTCCTGGGCCAGCGCCGGCGGGATGGGCTTCAAGGGCTCGCGTAAGAGCACGCCTTTCGCCGCCCAGATGGCGGCCGAGCAGGCTGCCAAAGCGGCTATGGAGCATGGCATGAAGCAGATCGAGGTTTTCGTGAAGGGTCCGGGCTCGGGACGCGAGGCGGCGATCCGCTCGCTGCAGGCCGCCGGGCTTGAGGTCAACCTGATCAAGGATGTCACGCCCATTCCCCACAACGGCTGCCGTCCGCCCAAACGCAGAAGAGTCTAA
- a CDS encoding energy-coupling factor transporter ATPase: protein MGEMIRTIKLRHSYPGPDGTEVVALEDISLSVGAGEFVAIIGANGSGKSTLAKHFNALLAPTGGECLVEGLSTTVAENMWPIRQKVGMVFQNPDNQIVAAVVEEDVAFGPENLGVAPPEIAARVTEALALVGMEDYRYHGPHLLSGGQKQRVAIAGVLAMRPKCLVLDEPTAMLDPQGRGEVLATVVRLNKAEGITVVYITHFMEEAVAADRVVVLDGGKVALTGRPAEVFSRVAELKAFGLDAPLAADVAARLRAAGLEVPAGIITDEELAVALCR, encoded by the coding sequence ATGGGGGAAATGATTAGAACGATAAAGCTGCGCCATAGTTACCCCGGCCCCGACGGGACCGAGGTGGTGGCGCTTGAGGATATCAGCCTGTCCGTCGGCGCGGGCGAGTTCGTGGCGATCATCGGCGCGAACGGCTCGGGCAAGTCGACGCTGGCCAAGCATTTCAACGCCCTGCTCGCGCCCACCGGCGGCGAGTGCCTGGTGGAGGGGCTGAGCACTACGGTAGCGGAGAATATGTGGCCGATCCGCCAGAAGGTGGGCATGGTCTTCCAGAATCCCGACAACCAGATTGTGGCGGCGGTGGTGGAGGAGGATGTCGCTTTCGGGCCTGAGAACCTGGGGGTGGCGCCGCCCGAGATCGCGGCCAGGGTTACCGAGGCTCTGGCGCTTGTAGGGATGGAGGATTACCGCTACCATGGTCCGCATTTGCTGTCCGGCGGGCAGAAGCAGCGGGTGGCGATCGCCGGTGTGCTGGCGATGCGGCCGAAGTGCCTGGTGCTGGACGAGCCGACGGCGATGCTCGATCCGCAGGGCCGCGGCGAGGTTTTGGCGACCGTTGTCCGCCTGAACAAGGCGGAGGGGATTACGGTCGTGTATATAACGCATTTTATGGAAGAGGCGGTGGCGGCCGACCGGGTCGTGGTGCTCGACGGCGGCAAGGTGGCGCTGACCGGGCGGCCGGCGGAGGTTTTTAGCCGGGTGGCGGAGCTTAAGGCTTTTGGCTTGGACGCGCCGCTGGCGGCGGATGTGGCTGCGCGCCTGCGGGCGGCCGGGCTCGAGGTGCCGGCCGGGATTATCACCGACGAGGAATTGGCGGTGGCGCTATGCCGATAG
- the rpmJ gene encoding 50S ribosomal protein L36: MKVRPSVKPICEKCKVIKRKGNVMVICENPKHKQRQG; the protein is encoded by the coding sequence ATGAAGGTTAGACCGTCGGTCAAGCCCATCTGTGAAAAGTGCAAGGTCATCAAACGCAAGGGCAATGTTATGGTGATTTGCGAAAATCCGAAGCATAAGCAAAGACAAGGTTAG
- a CDS encoding adenylate kinase yields the protein MFILLMGPPGAGKGTQAALLVEKYRIPHISTGDMFRAAVKEGTPLGLEAKRYMDAGGLVPDSVTIGIVKERLAKPDCKEGFILDGFPRTLEQAAALDTTLTELGIKLTRVVNITVPDDELVRRMTGRRICKGCGATYHVAFNPPAAADRCDKCGGEIFQRADDKEETVAKRLEVYQAQTQPLIGYYREKGLYAEIDGRQAIDEVLAAIDTSLRGARA from the coding sequence GTGTTTATCCTGCTTATGGGTCCGCCGGGGGCCGGCAAGGGCACTCAGGCGGCGCTGTTGGTGGAGAAGTATCGTATTCCCCATATTTCCACGGGCGATATGTTCCGGGCGGCGGTGAAGGAGGGCACTCCCCTCGGTCTCGAGGCCAAACGGTATATGGACGCAGGCGGTCTGGTGCCGGATAGTGTGACGATCGGCATTGTGAAGGAGCGCCTGGCGAAGCCCGATTGTAAGGAAGGGTTCATTCTCGACGGTTTCCCCCGTACGCTGGAGCAGGCGGCGGCACTGGATACGACGCTGACCGAGCTGGGTATCAAGCTTACCAGGGTGGTCAATATTACGGTGCCGGACGACGAGCTGGTGAGGCGGATGACGGGGCGGCGGATTTGCAAGGGTTGCGGCGCCACCTATCATGTAGCTTTTAACCCGCCGGCGGCGGCCGACAGGTGCGACAAGTGCGGCGGCGAGATTTTCCAGCGGGCTGACGACAAGGAGGAGACGGTGGCGAAGCGTCTTGAGGTGTACCAGGCTCAGACGCAGCCGCTTATCGGCTACTACCGGGAGAAGGGGCTTTATGCCGAGATCGACGGCCGGCAGGCTATCGACGAGGTGTTGGCCGCTATCGATACAAGCTTGCGGGGCGCCAGGGCATGA
- a CDS encoding DNA-directed RNA polymerase subunit alpha produces the protein MMEIEKPKIEIVEISEDNRYGKFVCEPLERGYGITLGNSLRRILLSSLPGAAVTSVKIDGVLHEFSTIPGVREDVTDIILNLKELFIKLHGDETKIVRIEKEGEGEVKAADIITDPDVEILNTDLHIATLSAGSSLRMEITVERGRGYVPADKNKKPDHVIGVIPVDSIFSPILRVNYNVTDTRVGNVTDYDKLTLEIWTDGSIRPEEAVSKSAGIMVAHLKLFQNIAGVTAEDEGGDGPFTESAEDAGAKTMEMTIEDLELSVRSYNCLKRAGINTVAELVQKTEEDMMKVRNLGRKSLDEVKKKLGELGLSLAESED, from the coding sequence ATGATGGAAATCGAAAAACCGAAGATCGAGATAGTGGAGATCAGCGAGGACAACCGTTACGGCAAGTTCGTCTGCGAACCGCTGGAGAGGGGCTACGGCATTACTCTCGGCAACAGCCTGCGCCGCATCCTGCTGTCGTCGCTGCCCGGCGCGGCGGTGACGTCGGTGAAGATCGACGGCGTCCTCCACGAGTTTTCCACGATTCCCGGTGTTCGGGAAGATGTTACCGACATAATCCTTAACCTCAAGGAGCTCTTTATCAAGCTGCACGGCGATGAGACGAAGATCGTGCGCATCGAGAAAGAGGGCGAGGGCGAGGTCAAGGCCGCCGATATTATCACCGATCCCGATGTGGAGATTCTCAATACCGACCTGCATATCGCCACTTTGTCGGCGGGCAGTTCGCTTCGCATGGAGATAACGGTCGAGCGTGGGCGCGGCTATGTGCCGGCTGACAAGAACAAGAAGCCCGACCATGTTATCGGTGTTATCCCGGTGGATTCGATCTTTTCCCCGATCCTGAGGGTTAATTATAATGTCACCGATACCCGCGTCGGCAACGTCACCGATTATGATAAACTGACGCTTGAGATCTGGACCGACGGCAGCATCCGCCCCGAAGAAGCGGTGAGCAAGTCGGCCGGGATCATGGTGGCTCACTTGAAGCTGTTCCAGAATATCGCCGGGGTGACCGCCGAGGACGAGGGCGGCGACGGGCCGTTTACCGAGTCGGCGGAAGATGCCGGCGCCAAGACGATGGAGATGACCATCGAGGATCTGGAGCTGTCTGTACGGTCTTACAATTGCCTGAAACGGGCCGGCATCAACACGGTGGCCGAGCTTGTTCAGAAGACCGAAGAAGATATGATGAAAGTACGCAACCTCGGCCGCAAGTCTTTGGACGAGGTCAAGAAGAAGCTGGGCGAACTCGGGTTGTCGCTGGCTGAAAGCGAAGATTAA
- the rplM gene encoding 50S ribosomal protein L13 produces MKSFMASPATIERKWYVIDAEGKTLGRLAAEVAKLLRGKHKPTYTPHMDTGDHVIVVNAAKIHLTGNKLVQKTYFRHSGYPGGTTFTTAGKMLAERPERVVEMAIKGMLPKNRLGRQMYRKLKVYRGPSHPHEAQMPEALELNVR; encoded by the coding sequence ATGAAGTCATTTATGGCTAGCCCTGCCACTATAGAACGCAAGTGGTATGTCATAGACGCTGAAGGCAAAACGCTCGGCCGTCTGGCGGCCGAAGTAGCCAAGCTTTTGCGTGGCAAACACAAGCCGACCTATACCCCCCATATGGATACCGGCGACCATGTAATTGTCGTCAACGCCGCCAAAATCCACCTCACCGGCAACAAGCTGGTGCAGAAGACCTATTTCCGCCACTCCGGGTATCCGGGCGGCACGACCTTCACCACCGCCGGCAAGATGCTGGCCGAGCGACCGGAGAGGGTTGTCGAGATGGCTATCAAAGGGATGTTGCCGAAGAACCGGCTGGGCCGTCAGATGTACCGCAAGCTCAAGGTATACCGCGGGCCGAGCCACCCGCATGAGGCGCAGATGCCCGAAGCCCTCGAACTCAACGTGAGATAG